In Plasmodium vinckei vinckei genome assembly, chromosome: PVVCY_13, a single genomic region encodes these proteins:
- a CDS encoding fam-a protein, fragment: protein MYSGNINDHNSKNTIHYKNLIIENPNLFESDIDSDDDIKNGSVIKAFVNICEHLIEKKDEGVISPMSCLSMA from the coding sequence ATGTATTCaggaaatataaatgatcaCAACAGTAAAAATACGATTcactataaaaatttaataatagaaaACCCAAATTTATTCGAATCTGATATTGATTCTGACGACGacattaaaaatggaaGCGTGATCAAAGCGTTTGTTAACATATGTGAACACCtcattgaaaaaaaagacgaGGGTGTTATATCGCCTATGTCGTGTCT
- a CDS encoding fam-a protein has translation MNKFYIQIALFILSIFAYANNEALAADPDLKKVTQKVPKKFNTIRSRGCYLSSEEIYEKCKYLSCRCRNPTRVINIMNDAVKQLEYYATTKDGYEPYLKNPDDKTSYYVKKFDNQTNIDKIQYTITGSDKYDETVDTLWDSGVPNIFNEDVPKILHMYGPNLLVIRERFKSMHEGRDKYFYALVTKVEISKDKTIIAMTSINGNDDKLSNIKYNNPIIKKASLFNIYIKSKDDIKKESLLNTSTKPKDDIKKESLLNTSTKLKDDIKSGKLEQIFVNLAGYLIEKKRNNVEVTYIESIQGYSSI, from the exons atgaataaattttatattcaaatcgctttatttattttaagcATTTTCGCATATGCAAATAATGAAGCCCTTGCAGCTGACCCTGATCTAAAAAAAGTTACCCAAAAAGTTcccaaaaaatttaatacaaTCAGATCAAGAGGTTGTTATCTTAG TTCAgaagaaatatatgaaaaatgcAAATACTTATCATGTCGCTGTCGCAACCCTACACGAGTGATCAATATTATGAACGATGCTGTAAAACAGTTAGAATACTATGCTACAACCAAAGATGGTTATGAaccatatttaaaaaatcctGATGATAAAACATCgtattatgtaaaaaaatttgacaATCAGACGaatattgataaaattCAATATACAATTACTGGTTCGGATAAG TATGATGAAACAGTAGACACGTTGTGGGATTCCGGTGTCCCCAATATTTTCAACGAAGACGTTCctaaaa tTCTCCATATGTACGGTCCAAATTTACTAGTTATACGAGAACGTTTCAAAAGTATGCATGAGGGTCgtgataaatatttttatgctttAGTTACCAAGGTTGAA aTATCTAAAGACAAAACTATAATTGCCATGACTTCAATAAATGGAAATGATGATAAGCTTTccaatataaaatataacaacccaataataaaaaaagcaagtttattcaatatttacataaaatcTAAAgatgatattaaaaaagaaagttTATTAAATACTTCCACAAAACCTAAAgatgatattaaaaaagaaagttTATTAAATACTTCCACAAAACTTAAAGATGATATTAAAAGTGGAAAATTAGAACAAATATTTGTGAACTTAGCTGGATACCtcattgaaaaaaaaagaaataatgtTGAAGTCACCTATATCGAATCT aTTCAGGGATATTCTTCCATTTAA
- a CDS encoding fam-a protein, which produces MNKFYIQTALFILSIFAYANNGALAAEPSPGEDTKHLIKKSNKFKPLSPHDTPEEIYEKYKEVVCRCHDHTPAIELMNDATKQLEYYATTKDGYEPYLQNPTDSISYYIKKFDKETNIIKVHLNIYDSSQYNAIINRIWNPKAPNIFNKGLAGITHIYNPNLMFIRQICEKDSNSYEKYFHAFVSKTEISKDKTIIAMTSVNVNEWNPYNMNYTNPIIKKANSFIKPPRFEKHFPQCYAQIFVNLAGYLIEKKGDALEITYIESIQGHSSI; this is translated from the exons atgaataaattttatattcaaaccgctttatttattttaagcATTTTCGCATATGCAAATAATGGAGCCCTTGCAGCTGAGCCTTCTCCAGGAGAAGATACAAAACAccttataaaaaagagtaataaatttaaaccATTAAGTCCTCATGATAC CCCAgaagaaatatatgaaaaatacaaGGAAGTTGTATGTCGCTGTCACGACCATACACCAGCGATCGAACTTATGAACGATGCTACAAAACAGTTAGAATACTATGCTACAACCAAAGATGGTTATGAAccatatttacaaaatccTACTGATAGTATATcttattacataaaaaaatttgacaAAGAgacaaatattataaaagttcatttaaatatttatgattCCAGTCAG TATAATGCCATAATAAACAGGATATGGAATCCCAAAGCTCccaatattttcaataaagGCCTTGCAGGAA tTACCCATATTTACAATCCAAATTTAATGTTTATTCGCCAAATTTGCGAAAAAGATTCTAATAGCTATGAGAAGTATTTTCATGCTTTCGTTTCAAAGACTGAA aTATCAAAGGACAAAACTATAATTGCCATGACTTCAGTAAATGTAAATGAATGGAACCCTTACAATATGAATTATACCAAcccaataataaaaaaagcaaatTCATTCATCAAACCTCCACGTTTTGAAAAACATTTTCCACAATGTTATGCACAAATATTTGTGAACTTAGCTGGATATCtcattgaaaaaaaaggcGATGCTCTTGAAATCACCTATATCGAATCT aTTCAGGGACATTCTTCCATTTAA